The Microaerobacter geothermalis genome contains a region encoding:
- a CDS encoding acyl-CoA dehydrogenase family protein produces MRDYSIYDDLREGVRAICKNYPDSYWRGLEATHAYPEEFVNALTKAGYLAALIPEEYGGSGLSLTEASIIMEEINRSGGNSGACHAQMYIMGTLLRHGSKEQKETYLPKIADGTLRLQAFGVTEPNTGTDTTQLKTTAIRKGDRYIVNGQKVFISRTEHSDLMLLLVRTTPLDQVKKKTHGLSVLLVNLREAVGNGITIRPIRTMMNHATTELFIEDLEVPVENLIGEEGKGFSYILDGMNAERILIASECIGDGRWFIERATRYANERVVFQRPIGKNQGIQFPIARAHIHVEAADLMRFRAAELFDAGKPCGAEANMAKLLAADASWEAANVALQTHGGFGFAEEYDIERKFRETRLYQVAPISTNLILSYIAEHVLGLPRSF; encoded by the coding sequence ATGAGAGACTATTCAATTTATGATGATTTACGAGAAGGGGTTCGGGCCATATGCAAAAATTACCCTGACAGTTATTGGAGGGGATTAGAGGCAACCCATGCCTATCCGGAGGAATTTGTAAATGCGTTGACCAAAGCCGGGTATTTGGCTGCTCTGATTCCGGAGGAATATGGCGGATCAGGGTTGAGCTTGACAGAAGCGTCCATCATTATGGAAGAAATCAACCGTTCAGGTGGAAATTCCGGGGCGTGCCATGCCCAGATGTACATCATGGGAACCCTGCTGCGCCATGGTTCCAAGGAACAAAAGGAGACCTATTTGCCTAAAATTGCCGATGGCACGCTGCGTCTGCAGGCCTTTGGCGTAACCGAGCCAAATACCGGAACAGACACTACTCAATTAAAAACAACCGCCATACGAAAGGGCGACAGATATATCGTAAATGGACAAAAGGTGTTCATATCCCGGACGGAACATTCCGATTTAATGCTGCTTCTTGTTCGGACCACTCCGCTGGATCAGGTAAAAAAGAAAACCCATGGCTTATCCGTGCTGCTCGTTAATCTTCGGGAAGCCGTTGGAAACGGAATTACCATCCGTCCCATTCGGACCATGATGAATCATGCGACAACTGAGCTGTTTATCGAAGATTTGGAAGTTCCTGTTGAAAATTTAATTGGGGAAGAGGGAAAGGGATTTTCTTATATTTTGGATGGGATGAATGCGGAGAGGATCCTGATCGCTTCAGAATGTATTGGCGACGGACGCTGGTTTATCGAACGGGCCACCCGTTATGCCAATGAACGGGTTGTCTTTCAGCGACCCATTGGTAAAAATCAGGGAATTCAATTCCCCATTGCAAGGGCTCATATCCATGTAGAAGCAGCTGATCTGATGAGATTCCGGGCGGCAGAACTGTTTGATGCAGGAAAACCTTGCGGTGCAGAAGCCAATATGGCAAAACTGCTGGCAGCCGATGCTTCATGGGAAGCAGCGAATGTTGCCCTGCAAACCCACGGGGGGTTTGGTTTTGCCGAGGAGTATGACATTGAGCGGAAGTTTCGTGAAACGAGGTTGTACCAGGTGGCGCCCATATCTACCAACTTAATTTTGTCTTATATTGCGGAGCATGTGCTGGGTCTCCCCAGGTCATTTTAA
- a CDS encoding hydroxymethylglutaryl-CoA lyase — MNIPKSVEIIEVSPRDGLQNEPKPISTEQKKELISRLANLGFSRIEATSFVHPKWVPQMADAEEIANFCNGLGITFIALTPNIKAVQRAIEVKVPQIAVFIGASAAFNKKNINKTTDESLDECEEIFKKAKEHDIFVRAYVSMAFTCPYQGEVTFEEVQHVCQRFVDLAADEIVIADTNGYANPRMVYDRFSRLRDLYPTAVFAGHFHDTRRMALVNTLAAMQVGIDKFDSSMGGLGGCPYSPGALGNAATEDLLLMLEEMGVETGLSYDQVKEVSPFAKSLSTRATYPGV; from the coding sequence ATGAACATCCCAAAATCAGTTGAGATCATTGAAGTCAGCCCCCGTGACGGGCTTCAAAATGAACCGAAGCCGATTTCCACTGAACAGAAAAAAGAACTGATATCCAGGTTGGCCAACCTTGGCTTTTCACGGATAGAGGCCACTTCATTTGTCCACCCCAAATGGGTGCCGCAGATGGCTGATGCTGAAGAAATTGCCAATTTCTGCAATGGATTGGGCATTACATTTATTGCATTGACTCCTAATATCAAGGCGGTACAGCGGGCCATTGAAGTAAAAGTCCCTCAAATTGCCGTGTTTATTGGGGCAAGTGCAGCCTTTAATAAAAAGAATATCAATAAGACGACAGATGAATCTTTGGATGAGTGTGAGGAGATTTTTAAAAAAGCAAAGGAACATGATATCTTTGTTCGGGCCTATGTGTCAATGGCATTTACCTGCCCTTATCAAGGGGAGGTGACCTTTGAGGAGGTTCAACATGTCTGCCAACGATTTGTTGACCTGGCTGCCGATGAAATAGTGATTGCCGATACCAATGGTTATGCCAATCCCCGCATGGTGTATGACCGGTTTTCCCGGCTCAGGGATCTTTATCCGACAGCGGTATTTGCCGGTCATTTCCATGATACGCGAAGGATGGCCCTTGTAAACACACTGGCTGCGATGCAGGTGGGTATCGACAAATTTGACAGTTCCATGGGGGGGTTGGGCGGATGTCCTTATTCTCCAGGAGCTTTGGGAAATGCGGCGACGGAGGACCTGCTGCTCATGCTGGAGGAAATGGGAGTGGAAACAGGACTTTCATATGATCAGGTGAAAGAAGTGAGTCCCTTTGCCAAATCCCTTTCCACTAGAGCCACTTACCCAGGGGTTTAG
- the pyc gene encoding pyruvate carboxylase has product MVKKIQKVLVANRGEIAIRIFRACTEMGIRTVALYSEQDGDSLHRFKADEAYLIGEGKGPIEAYLDMDQIIEIAKRHDVDAIHPGYGFLAENAQFAQRCQDEGIIFIGPTPKVIHQFGDKMEARKLAIQAGIPVIPGTEEPIEHLQDALFFAKKAKYPIIIKAASGGGGRGMRIVRKHEDLEEALNRARSEARSAFGNPQVYMEKFIERPKHIEVQVIADQHGNMVHLFERDCSVQRRHQKVVEVAPSLSLTAELREKICHAAIKIMREAGYINAGTVEFLLTPDGEFYFIEVNPRIQVEHTITELITGIDIVQSQIRIAEGYALHDKEVGIPTQDKIDMRGYAIQCRITTEDPENNFFPDSGRLLAYRTGGGFGIRLDAGNGFTGATITPFYDSLLVKVSTWAVTFEQAAAKMFRTLKEFRIRGVKTNIPFLENVVQHPDFLSGNYDTSFIDTTPELFIFPIKKDRGTKLLSYIGKTIVNGYPGLPKGKKPSFSEPRIPKTSYDQPYPRGTKQILDEGGPEGLVQWIKEQHQVLITDTTFRDAHQSLFATRVRTYDLLQIAEATGKLVPNLFSLEMWGGATFDTSMRFLKEDPWDRLIQLREKVPNILFQMLLRGANAVGYTNYPDNVIREFVRVSARAGIDVFRIFDSLNWLEGMKLAIESVREEGKIAEAAICYTGDILDESRDKYNLQYYVNFAKELEKAGAHILGIKDMAGLLKPYAAEKLIKALKEEIGIPVHLHTHDTSGNGGAMLLKAVEAGVDIVDAAVSSMSGLTSQPSLNALVSALKHHERDSRLSARNLQTLSDYWEDVRHYYQGFESGMKSPNTEVYLHEMPGGQYSNLQQQAKGVGLGDRWDEVKRAYFTVNRMFGDIVKVTPSSKVVGDMALFMVQNNLTEQDVYEKGDRLDFPESVVQFFQGYLGQPYGGFPEKLQKVILKGREAFTCRPGELLPPADFEKIKEELKGKLNREITEYDVLSYIMYPQVFLEKEKHTQEFSDVSVLNTPTFFYGLRLGEETSIEIEKGKTLIVRLISIGELANDGTRTIYFQLNGQPREVKVRDESAKVTIQKREKVDPSNPNQIGASMPGKVLKIMVEAGDKVKKGEHLFVTEAMKMETTIQAPHDATVKAILVKEGDTIETGDLLCVLE; this is encoded by the coding sequence ATGGTAAAAAAGATTCAAAAGGTCCTTGTTGCCAACCGAGGGGAAATTGCCATTCGTATTTTCAGGGCTTGCACCGAAATGGGGATCAGAACCGTTGCTTTGTATTCTGAGCAAGATGGAGATTCCCTCCATCGGTTCAAAGCCGATGAAGCTTATCTGATTGGTGAGGGAAAGGGACCCATTGAAGCTTACCTGGATATGGATCAGATTATTGAAATTGCCAAAAGACATGATGTGGACGCCATTCACCCGGGATACGGCTTTCTTGCGGAGAATGCCCAATTTGCCCAGAGATGCCAAGATGAGGGAATCATTTTTATCGGTCCTACTCCAAAGGTCATCCATCAATTTGGGGACAAAATGGAGGCCCGGAAATTGGCCATTCAGGCGGGTATTCCCGTCATTCCCGGGACAGAAGAGCCCATAGAGCATCTGCAAGATGCCCTATTCTTCGCCAAGAAGGCGAAGTATCCGATTATCATCAAAGCAGCCTCTGGCGGCGGCGGACGGGGAATGCGCATTGTTAGAAAGCATGAAGACCTGGAGGAAGCGTTAAACAGAGCCCGGTCCGAAGCAAGGTCTGCCTTTGGAAACCCCCAGGTTTACATGGAGAAGTTTATCGAAAGGCCGAAGCATATTGAAGTTCAGGTCATTGCCGACCAACATGGAAATATGGTTCACCTTTTTGAAAGGGATTGTTCCGTTCAACGCCGTCACCAAAAAGTAGTAGAAGTAGCTCCCAGTCTCTCATTAACGGCAGAACTAAGGGAAAAAATCTGTCATGCTGCGATCAAAATCATGAGGGAAGCGGGCTATATCAATGCGGGTACGGTGGAATTTCTCCTTACTCCTGATGGAGAGTTTTACTTTATCGAAGTGAATCCCCGTATCCAGGTTGAGCACACCATTACAGAATTAATCACCGGTATCGATATCGTCCAATCCCAGATTCGCATTGCCGAAGGATATGCCCTCCATGACAAAGAGGTGGGAATTCCCACTCAGGACAAAATTGACATGCGGGGATATGCCATTCAATGCCGGATCACAACCGAAGACCCTGAAAACAACTTTTTCCCAGATTCCGGCCGCCTTCTGGCCTACCGTACAGGAGGAGGATTTGGAATCCGCCTAGATGCCGGAAACGGGTTTACCGGAGCAACCATTACCCCTTTTTACGATTCATTATTAGTAAAGGTATCCACTTGGGCTGTTACCTTTGAACAGGCCGCAGCTAAGATGTTTCGGACCCTTAAAGAGTTTCGGATTCGCGGGGTAAAAACAAATATTCCATTTTTGGAAAATGTGGTGCAACATCCCGATTTCCTCAGTGGAAATTACGATACTTCCTTTATTGATACCACACCCGAGCTATTCATTTTTCCAATAAAAAAAGACAGGGGAACCAAGCTGCTCTCCTATATTGGAAAGACCATTGTAAACGGGTATCCGGGCCTCCCTAAAGGAAAAAAACCGTCCTTTTCTGAACCAAGGATTCCAAAAACCTCTTATGATCAGCCTTACCCAAGAGGAACAAAACAAATTCTTGATGAAGGGGGGCCTGAAGGACTGGTTCAATGGATCAAGGAACAACATCAGGTATTGATTACAGACACCACTTTCCGCGATGCCCACCAGTCATTATTTGCAACCCGAGTACGCACCTATGATCTTTTACAAATCGCAGAGGCCACCGGCAAGCTGGTTCCTAATCTCTTCTCCCTTGAAATGTGGGGCGGAGCCACCTTTGATACATCCATGCGCTTTTTGAAGGAGGATCCTTGGGACCGTCTCATCCAATTAAGGGAAAAGGTACCCAATATCTTGTTCCAAATGTTGCTTCGTGGTGCAAATGCCGTTGGATATACCAATTATCCGGATAATGTTATTCGAGAGTTCGTCAGGGTTTCTGCCCGTGCAGGAATCGACGTGTTCCGCATCTTTGACAGCTTGAACTGGCTGGAAGGGATGAAACTGGCCATTGAATCGGTAAGAGAAGAAGGAAAAATCGCGGAGGCAGCGATTTGCTATACCGGAGATATCCTGGATGAAAGCCGGGATAAATACAACCTTCAATACTATGTAAATTTTGCAAAGGAATTAGAAAAGGCAGGGGCACATATTCTGGGCATCAAGGATATGGCTGGACTATTAAAGCCATATGCTGCTGAAAAGTTGATCAAAGCATTAAAGGAAGAAATCGGCATTCCCGTTCACCTTCATACCCATGATACCAGCGGAAATGGAGGGGCAATGCTGCTCAAAGCAGTGGAAGCCGGAGTTGATATAGTGGATGCGGCGGTAAGCTCCATGTCCGGACTTACCTCACAACCCAGTCTGAATGCCTTGGTAAGTGCATTAAAGCATCATGAACGGGATTCCCGGCTATCTGCCAGGAATCTGCAAACACTAAGCGATTATTGGGAAGATGTCCGCCACTACTATCAAGGCTTTGAAAGCGGCATGAAATCCCCCAATACCGAAGTCTACCTCCATGAGATGCCCGGCGGGCAATACAGCAATCTGCAGCAGCAGGCCAAGGGCGTTGGTCTTGGAGATCGTTGGGATGAAGTGAAAAGGGCATATTTCACCGTCAACCGGATGTTCGGGGATATCGTGAAGGTAACCCCTTCCTCCAAAGTGGTGGGAGATATGGCATTGTTCATGGTGCAAAATAACCTGACGGAACAGGATGTTTATGAAAAGGGAGACCGTTTGGATTTTCCCGAATCTGTGGTCCAATTTTTCCAAGGTTATCTCGGTCAACCCTACGGTGGTTTTCCGGAAAAGCTCCAAAAAGTGATTTTAAAGGGACGGGAGGCTTTCACCTGCAGACCGGGAGAACTGCTCCCCCCTGCTGACTTTGAGAAAATTAAAGAGGAATTAAAAGGGAAGCTAAATCGGGAGATTACCGAATATGATGTCCTCTCCTACATCATGTATCCTCAGGTGTTTCTGGAAAAAGAAAAACATACCCAAGAATTTAGTGATGTATCGGTGTTGAATACCCCCACCTTCTTCTATGGACTCCGATTGGGAGAAGAAACCTCCATTGAGATTGAAAAGGGAAAGACGCTGATTGTCCGGCTGATCTCCATCGGAGAATTAGCCAACGACGGAACAAGAACCATCTACTTCCAACTCAACGGTCAGCCCAGGGAAGTAAAGGTACGGGATGAATCGGCCAAAGTAACGATCCAGAAGCGAGAGAAGGTGGATCCTTCCAATCCGAATCAAATCGGTGCTTCCATGCCCGGAAAGGTATTAAAAATCATGGTGGAAGCCGGGGATAAAGTGAAGAAAGGAGAGCATCTCTTTGTAACCGAGGCGATGAAGATGGAAACCACCATTCAGGCTCCCCATGACGCAACGGTTAAGGCAATCCTTGTAAAAGAAGGAGATACGATCGAAACGGGAGATCTGCTTTGTGTGTTAGAATAG
- a CDS encoding potassium channel family protein produces MKLIKPLYEVFIILLVITYIILIFTDTSQSTLLTKGMLIWFDWGLISFFALEYLIRLYRAEKKWQFVKENWFDLIAMIPFDAFFRAARIMRIVRLIRIIRTSPFLRGLLGTREIQMILIVTSFVILWTSFGVYLLEKDINSSIQTYGDALWWAIVTTTTVGYGDIFPSSDGGRIFAVLLMFTGIGLIGTLTANIASHLTQTLFKHELGKKGNESKVHFP; encoded by the coding sequence GTGAAACTGATCAAACCATTGTATGAAGTGTTTATTATACTTTTAGTCATCACTTATATTATCCTGATATTTACAGATACCAGCCAAAGCACCCTTCTTACAAAGGGAATGTTGATTTGGTTTGATTGGGGACTGATTTCTTTTTTTGCCTTGGAATATCTCATTCGCCTTTATCGAGCAGAAAAGAAGTGGCAATTTGTAAAGGAGAACTGGTTTGACCTGATTGCCATGATTCCCTTTGATGCCTTCTTCCGGGCGGCGAGGATCATGCGGATTGTCCGGCTCATCCGAATCATTCGCACCTCTCCTTTTTTAAGGGGTCTGCTGGGCACAAGGGAAATTCAAATGATCCTAATTGTAACCAGCTTTGTTATTCTATGGACATCCTTTGGTGTATACTTGTTGGAAAAGGACATCAACAGCAGCATTCAAACTTACGGAGATGCCCTATGGTGGGCGATTGTTACCACAACGACGGTGGGATATGGAGACATCTTCCCCTCCTCAGATGGAGGGAGGATCTTTGCTGTCCTGCTGATGTTTACAGGAATTGGACTCATTGGAACATTGACGGCAAATATCGCCAGCCACCTCACCCAGACCTTGTTTAAACATGAACTGGGAAAAAAAGGAAATGAATCAAAAGTCCATTTCCCATGA
- a CDS encoding TIGR02678 family protein, with protein MELDKGQKLFDEMAKEALEYLLEQFWVLRDKEPDKYQMIREREHVLRTYCLEKLGYRLIVHRYFAKLEKIPAVPESWMGIQMFKQPRDYAIFCCLFAYLEGKAVDEQFLLSDLCEELQGMCPGEERLDWTHYEHRKSLVRVLRFSEEQGVIRVVDGEIEHFSFEENHEVLYEIPLVSRYFMRSYPKDLFQFHTKEEILDAEWLEEGEEQTGTRRRHRVYRKLLLSPVMYSTGAQDADFLYLRNYRNRIQEDLEKHTDYRLELYKNAALLSIPERKMRLNLFPENRGIMDIAIQFAGLVREIRNKEDIPLQYDGTLRLTWIDFERWVSLCKQRFAGGWSKNYREATILTIAQDLYQLLEEWKMATKEPDTGVVVLYPLIARIVGTYPKDFIEQKGEGERD; from the coding sequence ATGGAACTGGATAAAGGACAAAAACTCTTTGATGAGATGGCCAAAGAAGCATTGGAATACTTATTGGAACAGTTCTGGGTTTTACGGGACAAAGAACCAGATAAATACCAGATGATCCGAGAACGGGAACATGTACTAAGGACTTATTGTCTTGAAAAACTGGGGTATCGGTTAATTGTTCACCGCTATTTTGCTAAATTAGAAAAAATCCCAGCTGTTCCTGAAAGTTGGATGGGAATCCAAATGTTTAAACAACCTCGGGATTATGCCATCTTTTGTTGCCTGTTCGCTTACTTGGAAGGGAAGGCTGTGGATGAGCAGTTTTTGCTTTCCGATCTTTGCGAAGAACTCCAAGGGATGTGTCCTGGTGAGGAAAGATTGGATTGGACTCACTATGAACACCGAAAATCCTTAGTTCGTGTTTTACGGTTCTCTGAGGAACAAGGGGTTATCCGAGTAGTAGATGGGGAGATTGAACATTTTAGTTTTGAGGAGAATCATGAAGTTTTGTACGAAATACCATTAGTTTCCCGATATTTTATGCGTTCTTATCCGAAGGACTTGTTTCAATTTCATACGAAAGAGGAGATTCTGGATGCAGAGTGGTTGGAGGAAGGGGAAGAGCAAACCGGTACCCGTCGTCGACATCGTGTGTATCGAAAACTACTCCTCTCTCCAGTCATGTACAGCACGGGCGCTCAAGATGCCGATTTCCTTTACTTGCGCAATTACCGAAATCGGATCCAGGAAGATTTAGAAAAACACACGGACTATCGATTAGAGCTATATAAAAATGCAGCACTCCTAAGTATTCCTGAAAGGAAGATGCGCTTAAATCTATTCCCGGAAAATCGGGGAATCATGGATATTGCGATTCAGTTTGCCGGCTTGGTTCGTGAAATTCGGAATAAGGAAGATATTCCTCTTCAATACGACGGAACATTACGCCTGACATGGATTGACTTCGAGAGGTGGGTGTCTTTGTGTAAACAGCGTTTCGCTGGTGGTTGGAGCAAAAATTATCGAGAAGCAACCATTCTTACCATTGCCCAAGATTTGTATCAACTTCTTGAAGAGTGGAAAATGGCAACCAAGGAACCTGATACTGGCGTCGTTGTCCTTTATCCATTAATCGCTCGAATCGTTGGGACATATCCGAAAGATTTCATCGAACAAAAAGGAGAGGGTGAAAGAGATTGA